The genomic stretch GAACTGGGGCCTCAGCTCATCCTGCTGGCACACCCGGCCGAGATCGGCCCGGAGGACCTAGAGGGTCTTGGCGCGCGTCTCGCCCCCCCGATTGAGGTCGCCCAGGACCAGGTCAGCCGCGTCAGCGGTATTCGGCCGGGAGCGCCGTCATGACTCTGAGCCTGCTGGACCTTGCGCGGCTTGACTACAAGACGACACGGGCTGCCGATGAGCTGAACGTTCGGCTGCAGACGCTTCTGGCCCTGCCCCATCGTTACGGCCCAGCCCGTTTGGCCATCGGCCGCTCGCTCGGCGTGGCCTCCATGCCGGAGCTCGATCTCAACCACATGGGCTATGGCAAGACCATCAAGGGCGAGCAACTGTTCGGCCACGGCACCGAACTCGCGGCCTGGGTCAGTTTGATCATCGAACACGCCGGACGCGACGATTGGGATCGCCGGGAGTTCCAGGCGCTGGTGGCGGCCCATTGGCAACGCGGCATCACCTTCCTCTGGGAGGACTGGAAGGCGGCGGGCAAGGATTTTGACGCCTTCGTGGCGCGTCTTGTGCGCCACAGCGAGAGACACGGCGAGGGACGCCGGCTGTCCTCGGGAGCCGCCTCCTGAGCGCCGACGGCCGCCTCGGCAGTCCGCTGCTCGATGAGGACGAGTGGATCCTTTTGCTGGATCTCTATCTGCGACGCCACCCGGCCACAGTGTCCGCTCACGATCCTGAGCTCGAAGCGCTGAGCGCTTTGCTGTCGCGCCGCGCGACGAGGGGGTCCAAGCCGATGACCCAGTGGCGAAGCCCGGACGGGCTACGGGCCCGAACCTCTGTGTTTCGCGTGCTGGACCCCAGGGTCACGACGCCGGACACCAAGCGCACGGCGCTGTCGGACCGGGTCTGGAACCGGTTTCGCGATGATCCCCAAGGCCTGTGGTCGGCTGCAGCGGTGTCCCTGCAGGCGCTCCGGGAAGGCCGGGCCGAAGCCGACGCAATCCAGAGGCAGGACAGCCCGCAGCCAACGCGAGGACCCGGGGCGTGGGCGGGCGGCTATGCAACCGAACGGGTGGATGGTCTTCGCTGGGTCTATGTCATGCGCCTTGCGCAGAAACCCACCGGCCTGAAACTCATGGACGGCGATTCCTTCCTCAAAATCGGGCGCTCCCATGATGTCGATGACCGCGCCCGTCAGCTGAACGCCTCATTCCCCGACGCCCTGGGGCTGAGTTGGCGACCGATCGACGCCGTTCTGATGGACACGGAAGCCGACGCCCACGCCGTCGAGCAACGCACTCTTTCAAAGCTGCATGACGCCGGTTGGAGCGCGGGCGGCGAGTTCGTTCGGGGCGATCCCGCCGCCGTAGGGGTCGTCCTGAGGGCCAGCGCCCTGGACGAATAACGCCGCCGCTCAGGTTCATGCCCCGTCAGCCTGCCGAGCTTTCGGGTCAGCTCTCGAGCGCCCTGAACCGTTCGGCCGCCTCCTCCAGGAAGCTTCTCAGTTCCTCCGGGTGAAGGTTGCGCTCCTGCATCAGGATTTTCAGCGCGTGATGCGCCGCAGTGTTGAGCTTCAGACGATGCTCCAACCGATCCAGCAAGCGCTTGGTGTCGACGTAGCGGAGCAGAAACACCAGACGTTCGGCGGGGTTGACCGGAGCCGCCGCGCGCAGGGCGGCGACATGACCCTCGACCTCCGCGGCGATGGCCTTGTCCTCGTCCGTTCCGGCCGCGATCGCCGATTGACAAGTCTGGATGATATGCGCCGCCTTATCGTCACGGAAATAGCGCGGATCACACGCCCTGCCGCCCTTGTGCCAGGCGGCGAAGTAAGGCGTCGCTTCCAGAAGCGCCTCGCATTCCTCAAGGGCCTTGGTCAGGGCCGAGGCCATCTCCGTCGCCCCGGCGGGCAGGGGTTTGCGTTGCACGCCCACCCAAGGGCCCATCAGTTGGGGCTCAAGCAGGTAGGCTTCTATTTCCCAGAGAGAGGCCACCTTGACGTCCTCGTCGCCACTGGCTCCATCGAGGGCGGCCGGATCGGTCGAGAACAACAGGTCCCATTTCCACAACCGGTGCAGGCTGTCCCTGTCGAGAACGCCCAGTGCGGGGATGTCTTGATCCCAGCTGTATCGGACGGCTGGCGCGACCGCGGTGCACCCGCCTCCAAAGTTACCGACGTCCTCGGCCGGCATGAATTCGAACTCCGCCTGGAGATCCTCAAACCATGATTTGAAGAGTTCGACGTCAGAGGCGCCTTCCAGGATGACTCTCGGCAAGCCACGCGCATGGGCGAGGAACTGCTCGCTGGAGCTGAAGCTCTCGAGTTCCGCGACGTTCACTTCGAAATCCGGTACCGCGGCTTGATGAGGGCGGCTCCTTTCGACAGGCGCGCCTCGGCCTTGAACGGGTTGATGAACCGGAAGATTTCCTTCTGATGGCTTGTCATGAAGAAGCTAAGCCCTGGATGTTCACGCGCCCAGTCCTTCAGCACAGCCGTCAGGCGGCGCTGGAACACGACGTGAAGATGTTGCTCGACCTCGTCGATCAGGACGATTGTCGAGCCTGACATATGGCTGGCGATGCGCACCACGAGCTGTACCAGCTGTCGTTCGCCGCTGCTGAGTTCATGCAGACGGTGCGTCGCCCCGTTCTCCCGCACTTTGACTGGCACGATAAGCCGCTCGCGATCGACGGCCTGCAGTGCCTTGCGGCCAGTGAAGACCAGCCGCGTCACCAGGTCCAAACACCGGCTCGCGCGGTCGTCCGCGAGCCAGCTGAACCAGACGAACAGATTGTCGAGCGATTCCGACCAGTGTTCGCCGTCCGTATCGAACTTGCGCGCCGGTGCATAGGCCAGCAGGTCGGGGCGGACCACGCCCTCCTCCGTCGGCGGTCTACGGATGCCCCGGTTGGATGGGAAGTAGAGCACTGTGGGAAAGCCGGCCACGCCCTCGAACAGGTCCATCGAGGGCTGGCCCACATGGGCGATCACCGCGTTGTGGAAAGCGATCGCGATGGCGTCGGAAGTGGGCGAGCGTGTCACGCCTTCGCCGACACCGGCCTGGTGGAAGCGCAGGACGACAGCTTCGTCCGCCTCCGCGCGCCGTAGATCTTCCTCTGTTGGTCGGTTCAGGAGTCCCGGAGCTCCGGCGACGATAGACAAAAGATAGGATCGGGCCCGGTGACCATCGTCGAGGACGATGCGAGCGTCGATTTGCACACCGCCCTTTTCACTGTCCAGAGCCGCCATGCCGTAGCCTTCGGGCCAGGCCGACCGCTCAAGCAGTTTCATGATCCTGTAGATGGCCTCGAGGATCGTGGTCTTCCCCGCGCCGTTGGGTCCCATCATCAGATAGAGGTCATTGGGCACGCCCTCCTCGTTGACGAACGACAGGGACGTCAGGCCCCGAAGCGGGCCCACGTCGGCGAGGTGCAGGCCAACCAAGGAAAACTGGGTGGGTCGCAAGTTCAGGAGCGTGTCCGTCATTGTGCGTTCGCCACCGCGACCGCGGACCTGATGTCCTGGCTCGTGACCTGAGCCCCATGGACGCGCACCGGCTCTCGGCCGACCAACTTGACTAGCATGTCGCCCCTCATCAGCAGGTTCTCCGCTCCCGCCTCGTCGAGAATGATACGACTATCGGTTGCCTTCTGAACAGTGAGCGCGATCCGGCTGGGGATGTTGGAGCGCAGCAATCCAGGGAAGGTCGCGGCCTCTGGCCTCTGTGTCGCCAGGATCAGGTGGATGCCGACCGCCCTGGCCTTCTGGGCCAGCCGGACCAGAGGCTCCTCAGCCCCGGTCTTGCCCATTAGAAAGTCTGCCAGTTCGTCTATGACCACCACAATCCGGCGCATCGCTGATCCTGCGGCCATAGCCTCGGCGATGTTCCGGGCGCCAAACTCGCGAAGCTCGTTCTGTCGTTGGTCCATCTCCTGAGCGAGCCGCTTCAGCAGACCGACCGCGTCGCCCATGTCGGTGACGACCTTGCCCTCGCGCAGACGGACACAGCCGTCATAGTCCGTATAATCCACGCCCTTGGGATCGATGATCACCAGTTCCGGGGTTTCCCGCGACATCAAGAGGGACAGCATCAGAGCGTTCAGGCAGACGCTTTTTCCGCTTCCTGTCGCGCCCGCGACGAAGAGATGCGGCGCCTCGGCGAGATCGAAGACGAAGGGGGTGTTTAGGATATCGACGCCAGGGGAGACGGCCAGTCCGCGCGTCACGCCGGTGAGTTCCGCGCGGACCGAAGCCCACGGCACATTGCGCCAGGTAGCGCTCGGCCGGGGCACGTCTAGGACCACGCGACGCTCGCCCTGTTCGCGAGACAGGACGAGGCCGCCTGACGCCAGTCCGATAGCGAAGGCGAGATCGCCCAGACGTTTGCGGAGCCGCTCGAAGTCCTCCACGCCGCCCAGGACGAGTGGATATCGCGTCAGACGCGGCCCCAGTACCGGTTCGCCGACAGGATCGGCGCCGACGCCGATCTGGTCGAGCCCGCGGGCGATGGAGGGCCATCCCACTACGAAGGCACCTTCGGCGTCGTCGGCGTCGATGGGGGCGGCTCCCTGGTAAAGCTCATCTAGCAGCCAGTCGTGGAAACTTCTTCCGGGAGCCCAGCTTGATCCGATGATCTCGAGCCCCCGACGGGCGTGACGCTGCAACAGGTCGATGTATCGATCTTGGTCCGCAAACACGTCCACGCCGTGCTTGACGGTCAAAAGCAGCATAATGGCGTCGTCATAGTCGGGATCGGCTGGCCCGGTTGAAACTGGATCGGCGCGTTGCCCGGCTCCAGTGACCTGACGGAGATGAAGCTCGCTGGCCCGGAGTCGGCTTGGTGGCACCTTGAAGCGCTCGCCCGGATCCTCGTCGATCTGAAGCGATCGTGCGACCGCGAAACGGACAGGCCACCACATAAAACCGGAGTCCTGTCCGAGCCCCTCGCTCAGAATCCGTTCGAACAGGGTCTTCTCGTCTTCGGTAAAGAATAGTCTATCCATGGTCCGACCCCGTCCTGCGCTGACGTGTCACGTCTTCGATCCTGGCGCTCACGCTTCCATCGTTGCGTATCTCGTATCGGCGCGCGATCCGGCTGTTCAGTCGGGCGAAGTCGTCCTCTGTCAATTCCGAGTTGGTCGGAAGCACCACGAGCGGCATACCGGCTTCCGGGAAATAATCGCTCATAAGGATTTCGCGGTTTTCGCGATCAATGCGCCCCAGCGGTGTGTCGATGATGACTGGCAGAGGCAGTTTGGTCTCCTCCTTTAGGGCCCATAACATGCTCATGGCCGCCAGCTGGCGCATGCCAGCCGACAGGCTGTAACGCGCTACAGGGTCACCAAACTCGTCGATGTAGGTCATGCCGAATTGCTCGTCCAACCGTACGGATTTCACGAGCTGGGTCGGCCCCAGAAGAATGGCGACCTTGGCTTGAAGGCGCGCCTCGACCGAAGCCCGGATCTGGCGACGCCGCTCGTCCTTGTAGGATTCAAGCGCCCGCTTGGTCCGAACCGCCGTCTGGTAGGCGGCATTAAGTTTCACGACATGGTCGAACCGTTCGTAGAGCCGTTTGACGTCATCGGCGTGCTGTGCCTGCTCTCTGCGCGCCTTGGTCTCATCGAGCGTCAGAGTGGCGATCTGACCCACGCGATCGCGGATGACCGTCTCCAATCCCTCCAGTTCGACCGTGAGTTCGGCATATCGCTCCCGGGATTCCTCCGAGGTGATGTCAGATTCTTCGAGTTCGCGCTCCAGGCTCGTCTGATCGTGCGTTAGCTGACGCATGCGCTGCAGCAGGGAGGCCTGGGACGCGACGATGGTGTCGCCGGTCTGACTCCAGACGAGGAAGCGATCGCGCAGGGCGCGAAGCTTGCGCGGGCTCAACGAGGCGAACAGCGGGTTCTCCGGACGGCCGTCGTCCAATCCGCCTTCTGTGAGCCCTCGCCGCACTGCGTCTCGCACGATGGCTTTGCGCGGTTCGTCCGCCACCAGCGACGGGTCTACGTCCATCAGGGCGGACACCACGGCGTCCGGGGCGGTCCGATGAACCCTTGTCGCGACGTCGACGTCAGCGCCACCCTCCAGTTGGGCTTCGAGAAGATCGAAGGCGCGTCGGGCCATCGCCAGATTGGCGATTGCGGGTGCCTCGACCGGCAAAGTGCTGGCGATCTGATAGCTCAGCCGCGCCTGTTCTTCCTTCAGCAAAGTGATGCGGTCTTCCAGGCGGCGCCGCTCCTCCTCGGATAGGCCGTTTCGCAAGGCCGCCCGTTCGATTTCCAACCGAAGGCGCGTGCGGTCGAGATCCGCGACCTCTTCCTCGAACTCGATCCGCTGTCGCTGCGCCGCGTCGCCCGTCAATCGGGCCGTCCGCTCGGCTCCCTCGGCCTGCGCGATCTGAGTGCGGACCGTTTCTGGAATGCCCACCTTGCGCCGCTCGCGGCCATAGACGTCGATCTCCCGCGTTAGATGGGACACAAAATACAGCCCCAGAAGCCGCTCGATTTCAGCGCGCTCCCGACCGACCTCCGCATCGGCGAGCGACTGGATTTGTTCGCCATCGAAAAAGAAGAAGGACAAGATTTCGCGAGGAGCCCACGCCTGCAGGTATTGCTTGGCTTCGACGCCCTCGAGGCGACGATGGCCTAGGACGACCGTCACCTGCTCCTTGTAGTCCGTCCCGCCCTTGAGCGGAAAATATACGCGTTCTGCTCGACAGGCTTGCTCGTCGTCGGAGGTCCAGCTGAGCGCCACGCGAGCTGGCTCCTCCGTCGCGCGCGCCAGGATATTGAAGACTCCGAACCATCGTCCCTGCTGGCCCGTCACGAAGGCCTTCGGCGTGAGCGGCGTGGCTTCGCCGAAACCGACCCTGAGCATTCGGGGATCATCTGTCCCCACGAACAACAGCTTCATGGCGTTGAGCAGGCTGGTCTTGCCATGACCATTCCTCCCCTGAACCACGACGATGTTCTTCTCGGGCGTGCAGTCGGAGAGACGAATTTCGCTTCGACCGCGATAGGCGAAGATATTCTCGAGTTCGATCAACTCGAATTTCACCGCTTGGCCTCCTTGGCCTTCAGGTCTTCGTTCGCCGCAGCATCGAGAATCTGGGTCACGCGGCGTCCGAACTTCGTGCGCTCGCCGGGGACCGTGAAGTCCGGGAATTCATCCTCCAATGCCAACAGCGACTGCAGCGTCTTCCGGCCGATCTCGTTGCGATCTGCCGCGCGGGCGATGAGCGCCGCCATTTCATCCGTGTTCGTCAACTTGTGATCGCCCCCATGCACGCCCTTAGCCGCTATAACCTACTAGGCGTTGAAGCCAAACTTTGTCGCGTAATCCAAGAGTCTCGGCCGCCCGCGGTTTCGAATAAAATCCGGACAGCGTGGGATGAGGTCCAGATCGGACAACCGGGATGGGTTGTGAGCAAGGCGAACCCATCCTGCGATCACAGCCCTGGGTTGACGGTCAAATTCCGATCGACTACCGGACTTAGGGTTTCGGGGGTTGAATGGACGCGTTTCTGCAGAGTTTAGCGGAAGGGGAGCAGCGGCTAGTTAAATGCCAGCCCATGCCGTCGCGATGGATGGCTTTCGCGGCCAAGCATCCGTTTACCTGGACCCACGTACCCTTTTCGGCCGCTACGGGCGAGCAGGTTCCTCAGGAGCCCGGCTTCTACTGTTTTTTCGTTGGGCTTCCGCCCGCGTCTCTGCCGCCGATCGGTTTTCCCCTTTATGTCGGTAAGACCGAGCGGACTCTACGAACGCGATTTCGCGAATATGTCCGGGAAAAGGACGACGACGAGGGTCGTGTTCGCGCGCGCAAGTTTTTGAAGGTCTTCGAGGGAGAGCTCTATTTCTCCTTCACAGTTTTTCGCGGCACGCCCGCAGAGGTCAAGGCGATCGAAACCGAACTCCATAACGCCCTGATGCCAGCCTACAGTGATATAGGATACGATGCTGACGTCCGGGAAGCGAGGCAGGCATGGCAGTGAACGGACAGCTCTTTCTTCCAGCCCTCCAAGGCGCGTTCGGGGACTGGACCTACTACACGGCACTGATGAACCTGTCGGATCTGGTCGCCAGGGTTGGGTATGCCAGTCAAATTCAATCGAACGACAAGCTAAGCGACCTAATGCAACGAGCTCTGGATGATCAGGGGCGTGGCGCGGACATCGCCCGCTATCTGGAGGCGACCCCCGCCCGTTTTTTCAACGCCCTCGTCGTCGGCGTCCAAGGCGGAGCGCCTTCATGGCATCCCTTCGGCCTCTCATCGTCACTCGCGGATCACGACCTCGGCACCGTAATCGAACGCGACCAGGACCTCGTCGGCTATCTCCAGCTTCGCGGCGATGAGACGCTGTTTGCCTTGGATGGCCAGCATCGACTGTCGGGGATACGGACCGCACTGAATGACGGCGTGAAGATTGAAAATGAGAAGGTCTCCGTCATCTTCGTGCCCCACATCCCAACGGTCGAGGGCCTGCGTCGGACGCGAGGCCTGTTCATCTCGCTCAACAAGAAGGTCGTTCCGGTCAAGCGAAAGGACATTATCATCCTTGACGAGGTCGATCTTCCGGCCATCATCACCCGGCAGCTCCTCGACGAACACCCATGGTTCAGCCGAGGGCAGGTCGATTTCGATCGTTTCGGCAACGCCTTACCCGCCACATCGGATGCTTGGACCACGATCGGGAATTTCTACGATGTAAACAAGGCTGTCATTGGCTCGGTGATCGAGGGACGGCGCGCAGAAGAACTCAAGGACGCCGAGCGGAACCGGCTGCCGGATGATCGGATCGCCTTCTACAAGGACGGCGTAATAGACTTCTACAAGCGCCTCGCCGCACTGGATCCAATTCTCAAGTCCGCGTTCGAAGGCAATGATGTCAGCAACGTGTGTCGAGCCGCCCGAACCTCCGATAGCCCCCATCTTCTGTTTCGCCCTGTCGGTCTTAAAATGATTGTTCGCACTGCGGCGGAACTGCGCAAGTCGAAGTCCGTCGCGTCTACCTTCAAGGAGCTCGGACGCGTCCCGATCCTGATGGATGAGAAACCGTTCTCGGAGACAATCTGGGACACAGATCGCGATCGGATGGACAACAAGGGCGAGTCTCTAGGCACAAGACTGCTGGCCTACATGCTTGGGCTGTCCGCCGCAGACGAGAAGCTGCGTCAAAGTTACGCTGATTGGCGCGGCGTCGAGCGGGAGGGGGTGCGGCTTCCGAACCGGTTTCCGCCTGCGTGACAAGTTAACGCCCGCTTGGAGCCAGCCGACTGGTGGCTATTGCAGGGTCACTGCGCCATTCCAACCAAAGATCCGGCAGCGGTTTAGGCGAGCGGAAGTTCGACCCGCTTCTATCCGTCGGAGAACCGGAATTTAGCAGCGGGCTGCCCCGGCCAACACGGCCAACCTGTGCGTGCTCGACGCATTGACCAGTTGCCGGAGCCATCGCGCTGCCTCGTAAAGCGCGACAAGATCCTCCTCGGAAACATCATATTGATCGGAGTATCGCGCTTCAACGTAGGCCCGTTTTAGCATTTCAAAGCGACGTCGCTCGAGCTTTGTCTCCCGTGGCCATGCGGCAATGAGGGCCTTGTCTACGTCCTCGGCTAAGGATCGCAGAAACTTGATGTTATGGGAGCGCGGGAAATAGAAGGTGTGGACCAAGAGACTGAGGATGTAGGCCGTCTCGACGGCCTGATGCAGGTGAAAAGCTGTACGTTTTCGCGCATGAGAACCCTCATTTGATCGCTTCAGCCACCGCTCTGCGTCCTCAAGCCAGGCATCCAAATCGATCCGCTTGGCCTCCAAATATCTTTCAGCCAATGCGAGGGCATTATCAGGTGTCATTGGCTGCGGGACAGCCAAAGGATGTCCCGGCAAATCATAAAGGATGACGCCGTCTCGAACGATGTCGGTCCAAAAGTACTCGCCTCGGCCTATAGCTGCGTTTACCTCGGCGAGGTCGTGGACGATGATGTTGACCGTCCTGCCGATCGTGGTGTCGTGCAGAATCTTGTCCTCAGCGACATACCAGTAGTCGGCGATATCGGTCAGCTTCTCGTTGCTGACGATGATCAGCAGGTCGAAATCGGAGAGGTAACCGTTCTCGGGCTCGTCCACCCAATCATCGCGGGCATACGATCCGAACAGGATGATCTTGAGGATTTTGCCGTGCTTGCGCCAGGTCTGCGTGCCGCCGGCGATTGAAGCGTCGAACTCTGTCAGCAGCGTCGTGCGGATGCGGGCCAGCTCGGCCTGTTGCTTCTCCGGCAGGTGATCGATGTCACGCTTCATCGGTCTGACCCTGCGCCAAAATGAAAGGCGACCGCCCGGGTGGTGAGAACATGGCTTGTAACATGCGCCCATGCCTTTGGCCGAAACCTGAACATACGCATGGGCGACCCGAGACGGTCTGAGCGCCACTATACATCTCAAGGCTCCTCGGAAAACCACTCATGGTCATGCCGCCAGCGCCGCAGCGATCGCGTGCAGCCCTTCTGGCTTGAGATGGGTATACCGCCTCAACATCTTCCAATCCTTATGCCCGGTCACAAGTGCAACCTGGGGAATTTGAAACCCAGCCTCGAACAACCTGCTCGTTCCCTCGTGCCGGAGATCGTGGAAATGCAAATCTACGATCCCAAGCTCTTTGCAGGCCCGCGTGAATGCCGTCCCTGCCGAGCGATGGTTGAATGGAAATATCCGCATGTCCCGGTTTGACCGTGGCGGTCCCTGCGCTTCAATGATCCCGATCGGATCATACCCGGACACTTTCAAGAGTGGGATGCGCTGATCATTGCCGACCTTCTCTCGGGGATCTTTTCGATCTCGTATCGTGAGCATTTTGGTCCTCGCGGCGTAATCGTCCCAAGTGACCCGGAAGATTTCCTCCTGCCGCATGGCCGTGGCGACAGCGAAGCGGATTACCCTCCCCATAGGGATAGCCTGACGGGGATTGGCCTCGAAATGCTCGATCAAACGCGCGAGCTCTTCTTCTGTCGGACGACGATCCCGCTCCATTCCCTTTCCGACCAGTCCCAGCCGCTTCAACGCCAACCGCGCCATATTGACCGGCTCGGCGGAAATCATCAGCCCATGGACTGCGATCGCGTGCGTGATGACCAGCTTGATGGCGCCGATGTCGATGCTCAAGGTCATCGGTCCAGCGCCCTCTTTGGCTCTGTCTTTGCCGAAGTCGATGAAAAGCTGCCTATCGAGCTGGCCAAGCTTCTTTCGCCCAAGCCGCGCCCTGAGCATCTTTAATGTCGCCGCCTTCGACCGCCTCGGGGCCCTGCCGACCGATTTCATGTCCGCGACGTGGAGGTCAATGAGTTCGGCGAATGTCGTAATCCGCGCGACCCGAGAATCCCGCGGCGTCTCACCGCGATCGATTTGGCGTTCTGCCTCGACCGCCCAGGCCTTGGCATCGTCGAACCGCAGGAAGGTCTCGCTCGCAACGTGTCCCTTACGCCGAACTTGGGCGCGCCACCGGCCAGACTTTTGTTTGCGGATGGAGGCCATGATTTGGGTGCAAAAAGGGTGCAGTGAGATGTCGTAGAGGGGCGAAAACCGTCGAAAATGCGCGTAGAAGCGTCGGCGAACATCGTCTGCCAACCGCCTGAAACTACAGAAAAAATGTCGATAAATCAAGCGCGTAGACTGGCCGTGGCCCCGATGATGGACTGGACGGATCGGCACTGCCGGGCCTTTCACAGGTCCCTGACGGTGCGCGCCCTGCTCTATACTGAGATGGTGACGGCGCCGGCGGTGCTGCACGGAGACCGGGATTATCTGCTGGGCTTCGACGCCGTCGAGCACCCTGTCGCCCTGCAATTGGGCGGGTCCAATCCGGTCGAACTGGCCGAGGCGGCCAGGATCGGCGCTGACTATGGTTATGACGAGATCAATCTGAACGTCGGCTGCCCGTCTGACCGGGTCCAGTCGGGTCGGTTCGGCGCCTGTCTGATGCGCGAGCCGGAACTGGTGGCCGACTGTATGGCGGCGATCAAGGAGGCCGTCGATATTCCCGCCACCGTCAAATGCCGCATCGGCGTCGACGATCAGGACCCGGAGATCAGCCTGTTCGCCACTGTGGACGCCTGCGCCGCCGTGGGGATCGAGGTCTTCATCGTCCACGCGCGCAAGGCCTGGCTGCAAGGCCTGTCGCCCAAGGAAAACCGTGACGTGCCGCCGCTGGACTACGACCTGGTGCGCCGGCTCAAGCGCGAGCGGCCGCACCTGAACATCTCCATCAACGGCGGGATCGCGAACCTCGATGAGGCCGAGGCCCATCTGGCCGATGACGAGGACGGAGTCCGACTGGACGGCGTCATGCTGGGCCGCGTCGCCTATCATGAGCCGGCCCTGCTGGGGCAGGCGGACCGCCGCCTCTATGGCGCCGCCAGCGAAGACGTGGACGCCTTTGCCGCCCTGGACCGCTACCGCCCCTATGTGGCCGCCCGGCT from Brevundimonas sp. SL130 encodes the following:
- the dusA gene encoding tRNA dihydrouridine(20/20a) synthase DusA is translated as MSINQARRLAVAPMMDWTDRHCRAFHRSLTVRALLYTEMVTAPAVLHGDRDYLLGFDAVEHPVALQLGGSNPVELAEAARIGADYGYDEINLNVGCPSDRVQSGRFGACLMREPELVADCMAAIKEAVDIPATVKCRIGVDDQDPEISLFATVDACAAVGIEVFIVHARKAWLQGLSPKENRDVPPLDYDLVRRLKRERPHLNISINGGIANLDEAEAHLADDEDGVRLDGVMLGRVAYHEPALLGQADRRLYGAASEDVDAFAALDRYRPYVAARLNEGVRLAAITRHMLGLMHGRPGARAFRRILTVEAIQPGAGLEVLDRAAEAVREAEARREDAA